A stretch of Bacillus pseudomycoides DNA encodes these proteins:
- the resD gene encoding DNA-binding response regulator ResD yields MENEPRILIVDDEDRIRRLLKMYLEREQYTIDEADNGDEALEKALQNDYDLILLDIMMPGKDGIEVCKEIREKKATPIIMLTAKGEEVNRVQGFEVGSDDYIVKPFSPREVVLRVKAVLRRSVTTTFFTQDTTTKDVIVFPHLTIDNDAHRVTADGDEVNLTPKEYELLLFLAKAPDKVFDREQLLKEVWQYEFFGDLRTVDTHVKRLREKLSKKSSEAAKMIVTVWGVGYKFEVVND; encoded by the coding sequence ATGGAAAATGAACCAAGAATTTTAATTGTAGATGATGAAGATCGTATTCGCCGTTTATTAAAAATGTATTTAGAAAGAGAACAATATACGATTGATGAGGCTGATAATGGTGATGAAGCTTTAGAAAAAGCATTGCAAAATGATTATGATTTAATCTTATTAGACATCATGATGCCTGGAAAAGATGGGATTGAAGTATGTAAAGAAATTCGTGAGAAAAAAGCAACACCAATTATTATGCTGACAGCTAAAGGTGAAGAAGTAAACAGGGTGCAAGGGTTTGAAGTTGGCTCGGATGATTATATCGTAAAGCCATTTAGTCCACGTGAAGTAGTTCTTCGTGTAAAAGCAGTCTTGCGCCGTTCTGTAACAACAACATTCTTTACACAAGATACAACAACAAAAGATGTTATTGTATTCCCGCATTTAACAATTGATAATGATGCACATCGTGTTACAGCTGATGGCGATGAAGTTAATTTAACGCCAAAGGAATATGAATTATTACTATTTTTAGCAAAGGCTCCTGATAAAGTATTTGATCGTGAACAATTGTTAAAAGAGGTATGGCAATATGAATTCTTTGGAGACCTACGTACAGTAGATACACACGTAAAGCGTTTGCGTGAAAAATTAAGTAAAAAATCATCTGAAGCAGCAAAGATGATTGTAACTGTATGGGGTGTTGGTTATAAGTTTGAGGTTGTGAACGACTAA
- a CDS encoding ATP-binding protein — translation MLWRSVVGKLWMTILLLVSFVLGFVAILLSQFFDNYYIEMSENRLTKVATSVSELIEEGADEKTIENIAYKFADPLSRIIIVKGDHEVSSSPKQEGLVDLTIEDLKKDKDLAAVFIDKKENKEKIKKVSDDKTNKNSENDIMIVGKPLQSPNHSAVFVYQSLQVPKQGMEKATDFIFLSAGIAIILTTFFAFFLSTRITAPLRKMREVAFEVARGKFDTKAPMVSQDEIGELATALNQMGKQLKFNINALQQEKEQLSSILSSMADGVVTLNQEGEVVVINPPAEHFLQVWQEEKELELSRNLPPELVELFHLVVESEQQQVIEINLQKGNYVVLMTPLYNQTKIRGAVAVLRDMTEERRLEKMRKDFIANVSHELRTPMVMLQGYSEAILDDVVQTKEEINEFVQIIYDESVRLGRLVNELLDLARMESGHVELHISEVDIHPFVEKIGRKFQGIAQDKGVQLTVDFRNQIAEHPFDPDRMEQVLTNLIDNAIRHTNAGGHVKLVIDTKNNGLVFEVQDSGAGIPEEDIPFLFDRFYKADKARTRGKTGGTGLGLAIAKNIVQGHDGKVSISSVVGEGTTFSVYLPGQSI, via the coding sequence ATGCTTTGGAGAAGTGTAGTAGGAAAGCTATGGATGACAATATTGCTGCTTGTTTCATTTGTTCTGGGCTTTGTTGCCATTTTGCTTTCCCAGTTTTTTGATAATTACTATATTGAAATGAGTGAAAACAGGCTTACAAAAGTAGCGACAAGTGTTTCGGAATTAATTGAAGAAGGTGCAGACGAAAAAACGATTGAAAATATCGCGTATAAGTTTGCTGATCCGCTCTCACGAATTATTATTGTGAAGGGAGATCATGAAGTTTCTTCTTCACCGAAACAAGAAGGATTGGTAGATCTTACAATAGAAGATCTGAAAAAGGATAAAGATTTAGCGGCTGTTTTTATCGATAAAAAAGAAAATAAAGAAAAAATAAAAAAAGTGTCTGATGACAAAACGAATAAGAATTCCGAAAATGATATTATGATTGTTGGGAAACCACTGCAATCACCTAATCATAGTGCGGTGTTTGTGTATCAATCATTGCAAGTTCCAAAACAAGGTATGGAAAAAGCGACTGATTTCATTTTTCTATCAGCAGGAATTGCAATTATTTTAACAACGTTCTTTGCATTTTTCTTATCGACACGAATTACAGCTCCGCTTCGTAAAATGCGTGAAGTGGCCTTTGAAGTAGCACGCGGGAAATTTGATACGAAAGCACCTATGGTTTCGCAAGATGAAATAGGAGAGCTAGCAACAGCGTTAAATCAAATGGGAAAACAATTGAAGTTTAATATTAATGCGCTGCAACAAGAAAAAGAACAACTTTCCAGTATTTTAAGCAGTATGGCAGATGGGGTTGTAACACTGAATCAAGAGGGTGAAGTTGTTGTTATTAATCCACCCGCGGAGCACTTTTTACAAGTTTGGCAAGAAGAAAAAGAGTTAGAATTAAGTAGGAATTTGCCGCCTGAACTTGTTGAATTGTTCCATCTTGTAGTAGAGAGTGAGCAGCAGCAAGTTATTGAGATTAATTTGCAGAAGGGCAATTACGTTGTGCTTATGACACCGCTATATAATCAAACGAAAATTCGTGGTGCTGTTGCAGTACTTCGAGATATGACGGAAGAACGCCGTCTTGAGAAAATGCGTAAAGATTTTATTGCGAATGTGTCTCATGAATTGCGTACGCCAATGGTTATGCTTCAAGGATATAGTGAGGCAATCTTAGACGATGTTGTTCAAACGAAAGAAGAAATAAATGAGTTTGTACAAATTATTTATGATGAGTCTGTTCGTTTAGGGCGCCTTGTAAATGAACTTTTAGATTTAGCACGGATGGAAAGTGGTCATGTAGAGCTGCATATATCTGAAGTGGATATTCATCCATTTGTTGAGAAGATTGGTCGTAAATTTCAAGGGATTGCACAAGATAAAGGCGTGCAGTTAACCGTTGATTTCCGTAACCAAATTGCGGAGCATCCGTTTGATCCAGATCGTATGGAACAGGTATTAACGAACTTAATAGATAATGCAATTAGGCATACAAACGCAGGTGGTCATGTAAAGCTTGTTATTGATACGAAAAATAATGGACTAGTCTTTGAAGTACAAGATTCAGGTGCAGGTATCCCTGAAGAAGATATTCCATTCTTATTTGATCGCTTCTATAAAGCTGATAAAGCAAGAACACGTGGGAAAACAGGTGGGACTGGTTTAGGACTTGCAATTGCGAAAAACATTGTACAAGGTCATGATGGGAAAGTCTCTATATCAAGTGTTGTTGGAGAAGGGACAACATTCTCTGTATATTTACCAGGTCAATCAATATAA
- a CDS encoding cob(I)yrinic acid a,c-diamide adenosyltransferase — translation MKLYTKTGDKGQTSVIGGRVDKNHIRVEAYGTIDEANSHIGYAMTMIQEECFQDIYDELEKIQHELFDCGGDLAIMQQTMPYTVTEEMVIYLEERIDHYIEEAPPLERFILPGGSSASAMIHVARTVTRRAERHIVSLGKQEEVNEVVLRYVNRLSDYLFVIARVINARLSVKDVEYKRSAIVFRNKEEKEVE, via the coding sequence TTGAAACTATATACAAAAACGGGGGATAAAGGACAAACAAGTGTTATCGGTGGTCGAGTTGATAAAAATCATATCCGTGTAGAAGCATATGGAACAATTGATGAGGCGAACTCTCATATTGGGTATGCGATGACGATGATTCAAGAAGAATGCTTTCAAGACATATATGATGAGCTTGAAAAGATTCAGCATGAGTTGTTTGATTGCGGTGGGGATTTAGCAATTATGCAGCAAACAATGCCGTATACAGTAACAGAAGAGATGGTTATATATTTAGAAGAACGAATTGATCATTACATAGAAGAAGCTCCGCCACTAGAACGTTTTATTTTGCCTGGTGGGAGCTCGGCGTCTGCGATGATTCATGTTGCGCGGACTGTAACGAGAAGGGCTGAGCGTCATATTGTATCGCTCGGAAAGCAAGAAGAAGTAAATGAAGTTGTATTACGATATGTTAATCGATTATCTGATTATTTATTTGTAATTGCTAGGGTGATAAACGCTCGCCTTAGTGTAAAAGATGTTGAATATAAACGAAGTGCAATTGTTTTTCGTAATAAAGAAGAGAAGGAAGTGGAGTGA
- a CDS encoding peptidoglycan DD-metalloendopeptidase family protein: MKVLKIGILVVGMFFSSQVYAYAEGEGWTWPVDGRISDYFGTRNGKHYGIDIAASIGTPVVAIRGGTVTKSYFSNSYGHVVFVKHGEYEVVYAHLNKRYVLQGERIARGEVIGEVGNTGESRGAHLHLEVHKGVWTFGKRNAMNPLLVLNEEKNQVASSSMYIVQKGDTLVSIARKFGMTVYEIKVKNALRHDQIYPNQKLYIN, translated from the coding sequence ATGAAAGTTTTAAAAATCGGGATACTTGTCGTTGGGATGTTTTTTAGTTCTCAAGTATATGCTTATGCTGAGGGTGAAGGATGGACATGGCCTGTAGATGGAAGAATTAGTGACTATTTTGGAACAAGAAATGGAAAACACTATGGCATTGATATAGCGGCCTCAATCGGAACGCCGGTTGTAGCGATTCGAGGTGGAACGGTAACAAAATCTTATTTTTCAAACAGTTATGGACATGTAGTGTTTGTTAAACATGGAGAATATGAAGTTGTTTATGCTCATCTAAATAAGAGATACGTACTTCAAGGAGAGCGTATTGCAAGAGGTGAGGTAATTGGCGAAGTAGGGAACACAGGTGAATCACGAGGAGCGCATCTACACCTAGAAGTTCATAAAGGCGTTTGGACGTTTGGAAAAAGAAATGCAATGAACCCGCTGCTTGTTTTAAATGAAGAAAAAAACCAAGTGGCTTCATCATCGATGTATATTGTACAAAAGGGAGACACACTTGTTAGTATTGCTCGTAAGTTTGGTATGACTGTTTATGAGATAAAAGTAAAAAATGCATTGCGACACGATCAAATTTATCCAAATCAAAAATTATATATAAATTAA
- a CDS encoding ECF transporter S component, with protein MKQKNSVVQMVSVAMLSSIAYLLMMLDFPFPGLPPFLKIDFSDVPALIAAIIFSPIAGVVVEAIKNILHYGIQGSLTGVPVGEIANFIAGCLFIGPAAFLFRKYRTVKSLTTGLMLGTVTMAIIMSVLNYFIILPAYTWFLNQPAMSSSGMRQIIVVAILPFNLIKGIVVTVVFVALFSRLKVWVFAKMKNA; from the coding sequence ATGAAACAAAAAAACAGTGTAGTACAAATGGTGAGCGTAGCAATGCTTAGTAGTATTGCATATTTGCTTATGATGTTGGATTTCCCATTTCCAGGGCTTCCACCGTTTTTAAAAATTGACTTTAGTGATGTCCCAGCTTTAATTGCAGCGATTATTTTTAGTCCGATTGCGGGTGTTGTTGTAGAAGCAATAAAAAATATTCTTCACTACGGAATTCAAGGGAGTTTAACGGGGGTTCCAGTTGGAGAAATAGCGAATTTTATTGCGGGATGCTTATTTATTGGACCAGCAGCTTTCTTATTCCGAAAATATCGTACAGTAAAAAGTTTAACAACAGGGTTAATGTTAGGGACGGTTACTATGGCAATAATTATGAGTGTGTTAAATTATTTCATCATTTTACCAGCTTACACTTGGTTTTTAAATCAGCCTGCTATGTCTAGTAGTGGTATGCGACAAATAATTGTAGTGGCGATTCTCCCATTTAATTTAATTAAGGGAATTGTTGTAACAGTTGTATTTGTAGCACTGTTCTCACGTTTGAAAGTGTGGGTATTTGCAAAAATGAAAAATGCATAG
- a CDS encoding ferredoxin → MAKYTIVDKDTCIACGACGAAAPDIYDYDDEGIAFVTLDDNQGIVEIPDVLIEDMMDAFEGCPTDSIKVADESFDGDALKFE, encoded by the coding sequence ATGGCAAAATATACAATTGTTGATAAAGACACTTGCATCGCATGTGGAGCATGCGGAGCTGCTGCACCAGACATTTATGACTACGATGATGAAGGTATTGCATTTGTAACATTAGATGATAACCAAGGTATCGTTGAAATTCCAGATGTATTAATTGAAGACATGATGGACGCATTTGAAGGTTGCCCAACTGACTCAATTAAAGTTGCTGACGAATCATTCGATGGCGACGCTTTAAAATTTGAATAG
- a CDS encoding helix-turn-helix domain-containing protein: MQLQYTLLYCIKQLNGERTISSIYHLLKGKRSSQTLQDGNIFHTSFLFGVYKSLQRADYDQEIEYVLHKEWIQSVHENTYILTDTGKKQLEAWRKNLPFPQYLHGLHYGDLGEMFWKRLSLIIQTVSNLQQQNAKFIPIQQDTEVMMWVKQFLIGIPYARSELAKGLWKEMHLLLKDMSPIEATIFTYRLTGYERIGYTLKQLAKITNQDVFRVYLLFWGTVHFFIQSVRDNGNEFPLLTKIISYPNEREDLFSLSTQKTYQLWRQGRSLDEIATIRKLKVATIEDHFVEIALRERDFSIEMFMKKNKIKHVQRIIETLQTRKLRVLKQAVGETVSYFEIRLVLAQMGVVNEA; the protein is encoded by the coding sequence ATGCAGTTACAATATACTTTACTATATTGTATAAAACAATTAAATGGTGAACGAACTATTTCTTCCATTTATCACCTTTTAAAAGGAAAACGTTCTTCACAAACATTACAAGATGGAAATATATTCCATACTTCTTTTCTGTTTGGAGTATACAAATCATTACAACGTGCTGATTATGATCAGGAAATTGAATATGTATTACATAAAGAATGGATTCAAAGTGTGCATGAAAATACGTACATTTTAACTGATACTGGAAAGAAACAACTGGAAGCTTGGAGAAAAAACCTTCCTTTTCCGCAGTATTTACACGGTCTGCACTATGGTGATCTTGGTGAAATGTTTTGGAAACGACTTTCGTTAATTATTCAAACTGTATCAAATTTACAACAACAAAATGCAAAGTTTATTCCAATCCAACAAGATACAGAGGTAATGATGTGGGTTAAGCAGTTTCTCATCGGGATACCATATGCAAGAAGTGAACTTGCAAAAGGTTTATGGAAAGAAATGCATCTGCTGCTAAAAGATATGTCGCCAATAGAAGCAACAATTTTTACATATCGATTAACTGGATATGAACGAATTGGATATACTTTAAAGCAACTTGCAAAAATTACAAACCAAGATGTATTTCGTGTATATCTTTTATTTTGGGGTACTGTTCATTTCTTTATTCAATCTGTTCGGGATAATGGAAACGAATTTCCATTACTAACAAAAATTATTTCTTATCCGAATGAAAGAGAAGATTTGTTTAGTTTGTCAACACAAAAAACGTATCAGTTATGGAGGCAAGGACGTTCTTTAGATGAAATTGCAACAATTAGAAAGTTAAAGGTTGCAACAATAGAGGACCATTTTGTTGAAATTGCATTGCGAGAAAGAGATTTTTCTATCGAAATGTTTATGAAAAAAAACAAAATCAAGCATGTGCAGCGCATTATTGAAACATTACAAACACGTAAGTTACGTGTGTTAAAGCAAGCGGTAGGAGAAACGGTTTCTTATTTTGAAATTCGTCTTGTGTTAGCGCAAATGGGGGTTGTAAATGAGGCTTGA
- a CDS encoding ATP-dependent DNA helicase RecQ, translating to MRLEDYLYKWFGYNEFRQGQKEVIADLLQGKDVVAMLPTGRGKSMCYQLPGLIQDGTVLIVSPLLSLMEDQVTQLKYVVKDRVIALNSFRTLIEKKKAIKRLSSYKFVFVSPEMLQSEVIVRELKKIHISLFVVDEAHCISQWGYDFRTDYKKIDQVIEDIGHPPVLALTATATKEVLRDIVNSLNLTNVVEHLYSIDRPNIAMEVQFVQTIEEKKEALLTHVTYLQGPGIIYCSSRAWTERLTEYLRSKGIADVAFYHGGMEHEERMLIQQQFMNDQLQLVICTSAFGMGVNKANTRYIIHFHYPANIASYLQEIGRAGRDEETSIAILLCSPLDHDLPISIIEDELPNKQQIQFLFSLLQEKMFHTKVLSIEDVEEICYNAARFSEQHWRFVRYHLEKMKIIQQKKLIMESLSDEIRRKLMLEIDGRLQNKYSQLESMKSWLQYKGCRREKMLHQFGYKKEAQIKNCCDYCGISKEDYKKRRARQSIFDYNWEAELQLLFGMRERRNDEHSKA from the coding sequence ATGAGGCTTGAGGATTATTTGTATAAGTGGTTTGGTTATAACGAATTTCGTCAAGGGCAGAAAGAAGTTATTGCGGATTTATTACAAGGAAAAGATGTTGTAGCAATGCTTCCAACTGGAAGAGGGAAATCAATGTGTTATCAGCTTCCAGGTCTTATACAAGATGGGACAGTACTAATTGTTTCGCCATTACTATCTTTAATGGAAGATCAAGTAACGCAGCTTAAATATGTAGTGAAGGACCGTGTGATTGCACTTAATAGTTTTCGTACATTAATTGAAAAAAAGAAAGCCATAAAAAGATTGTCTTCTTATAAATTTGTTTTTGTCTCGCCTGAAATGTTGCAATCTGAAGTAATAGTAAGAGAACTAAAAAAGATTCATATTTCGCTATTTGTTGTAGATGAAGCACATTGTATTTCGCAATGGGGCTACGATTTTCGAACGGACTATAAAAAAATAGATCAAGTTATAGAAGATATTGGACATCCTCCTGTATTAGCGTTAACAGCTACTGCAACAAAAGAAGTATTGCGAGATATTGTAAACAGTTTAAACCTTACGAATGTAGTAGAGCATTTGTACTCGATTGATCGCCCAAATATTGCAATGGAAGTACAATTTGTACAAACAATAGAAGAGAAAAAAGAAGCACTTCTCACGCATGTAACTTATTTACAAGGACCAGGAATTATTTATTGTTCAAGCAGAGCGTGGACGGAGCGTCTGACAGAATATTTAAGGAGTAAAGGTATAGCAGATGTTGCATTTTATCACGGTGGAATGGAACATGAAGAGCGGATGTTAATTCAGCAGCAATTTATGAATGATCAACTGCAACTTGTTATATGTACAAGTGCATTTGGTATGGGGGTAAATAAGGCGAATACAAGGTATATTATCCATTTTCATTATCCAGCAAATATTGCTTCTTATTTACAAGAGATTGGTAGAGCGGGAAGAGATGAAGAGACGAGCATTGCGATTTTACTTTGTAGTCCGTTAGATCATGATCTACCGATTTCTATTATTGAGGATGAATTACCAAATAAACAACAAATTCAATTTTTATTTTCCTTACTACAAGAAAAGATGTTTCACACGAAAGTATTATCAATAGAAGATGTGGAAGAAATTTGTTATAATGCTGCGAGGTTTAGTGAGCAACATTGGCGTTTTGTACGTTATCATTTGGAAAAGATGAAAATCATACAACAGAAGAAGCTCATTATGGAATCCTTGTCAGATGAGATAAGGCGAAAATTAATGTTAGAAATAGATGGACGTCTTCAGAATAAATATAGTCAACTAGAAAGTATGAAATCGTGGCTACAGTATAAAGGATGCAGACGAGAAAAAATGCTACATCAATTTGGATATAAGAAGGAAGCTCAGATAAAAAATTGCTGTGATTACTGTGGTATTTCAAAAGAGGATTACAAAAAAAGACGAGCAAGGCAATCAATTTTCGACTATAATTGGGAAGCGGAGTTACAATTGCTCTTTGGTATGAGGGAACGGAGGAATGATGAACATTCAAAGGCGTAG
- a CDS encoding CPBP family intramembrane glutamic endopeptidase, with protein MNIQRRSIEDISPKEIRLNLYITQLIIIGVGCVLAYILFPNRNEFFGLWKWEPISILVIGSLVAGSIVLFDFIAMQVLPESWFDDGGINERMFQGISVIQLFVITFVIGFAEEFLFRGVLQTYFGLFIASVIFAVLHIRYVRKPFLFCFVCTISFLFGYVFQWTGNLFVTIFAHFLVDFIMGLQLRK; from the coding sequence ATGAACATTCAAAGGCGTAGTATCGAAGACATAAGTCCGAAAGAAATACGGCTGAATCTCTATATAACACAATTGATAATTATAGGTGTTGGCTGCGTGTTAGCCTATATATTATTTCCAAATAGAAATGAATTTTTTGGTTTATGGAAATGGGAACCCATTTCCATTCTTGTAATAGGTAGCTTGGTGGCAGGCAGTATTGTCTTATTTGATTTTATTGCAATGCAAGTGTTGCCGGAATCGTGGTTTGATGATGGTGGAATTAATGAACGAATGTTTCAAGGGATTTCTGTAATACAATTATTCGTTATTACGTTTGTTATTGGATTTGCAGAAGAGTTTTTATTTCGAGGTGTATTACAGACATATTTTGGGCTTTTTATTGCAAGTGTTATTTTTGCTGTTTTACATATTCGATATGTGAGGAAACCATTTTTATTTTGTTTTGTATGTACGATTAGTTTTCTGTTTGGATATGTATTTCAATGGACAGGAAATTTATTTGTAACAATATTTGCACACTTTCTTGTTGATTTTATAATGGGACTTCAATTAAGAAAATAA
- a CDS encoding LysM peptidoglycan-binding domain-containing protein encodes MRKQIPDFEEELEEELEEEQTEEGLPPRSEIHRNKEKKKSKFKINHFFVRVLTFLFILLPLSILWYTDKYIEVKSAQKNDTAGKNAFEVIFFDSNKHGQEEKKQPKKFETHIVKEGETFESIGKQYFPNEDGATIIKNYNNLQDGQLEVGKELKIPVKEKVEKE; translated from the coding sequence ATGAGAAAACAAATTCCCGATTTTGAAGAAGAGTTAGAAGAAGAGCTGGAAGAAGAGCAAACAGAAGAAGGTTTACCGCCGCGAAGTGAGATTCATAGAAATAAAGAGAAGAAAAAATCTAAATTTAAGATTAACCACTTTTTTGTTCGGGTTTTAACATTTTTATTTATTTTGTTACCGCTTAGTATTTTATGGTATACGGATAAATATATCGAAGTGAAAAGTGCACAAAAGAATGATACAGCTGGAAAAAATGCGTTCGAAGTGATTTTTTTTGATTCAAATAAACATGGCCAAGAGGAAAAGAAGCAGCCGAAAAAATTTGAGACGCATATTGTAAAAGAGGGAGAGACATTCGAAAGCATTGGGAAACAGTACTTTCCGAATGAAGATGGAGCTACAATTATTAAAAACTATAACAATTTACAAGACGGTCAGTTAGAAGTGGGAAAAGAATTAAAAATTCCTGTTAAAGAAAAAGTAGAGAAGGAATAG
- a CDS encoding metallophosphoesterase, whose amino-acid sequence MLWIGIGGAFVCIGFICLFMMYREAMRNTLLEHTLSFVNFPESFGKVRLFFISDIHRRVISPSLIEKVKGKADFVIIGGDLAEKGVSLSQITANLQTLSKIGPIYFVWGNNDYEIDYHELDALLLEHGVKILDNTRVLFESECGDQLCLLGVDDVGLERDRLDLALADCQEEGFRILISHNPDIVSKMSGHEQISLVLSGHTHGGQIRLFHSKRYLKGGVYEYPCTTLFVSNGYGTTLIPLRFRAPAQTHLITLQGEN is encoded by the coding sequence ATGTTATGGATTGGAATAGGTGGCGCATTCGTATGTATTGGCTTTATTTGTCTTTTTATGATGTATAGAGAAGCAATGCGTAATACATTGCTAGAACATACTTTATCATTTGTAAATTTCCCAGAAAGCTTTGGAAAAGTTAGGCTATTTTTTATTTCAGATATCCATAGGAGAGTTATTTCACCTTCCTTAATTGAAAAGGTAAAAGGAAAAGCTGATTTTGTTATTATTGGTGGTGATTTAGCAGAAAAGGGTGTATCGTTATCACAAATTACTGCTAATCTCCAAACATTAAGTAAAATTGGTCCTATATATTTTGTGTGGGGAAATAACGATTATGAAATTGACTATCATGAATTAGATGCGTTATTACTAGAACATGGTGTGAAAATTCTCGATAATACAAGGGTGTTGTTTGAATCAGAGTGCGGCGACCAGCTTTGTTTATTAGGGGTGGATGATGTTGGATTAGAACGAGATCGTTTAGATTTGGCGCTAGCGGATTGTCAAGAAGAAGGTTTTCGTATTCTGATTAGTCACAATCCTGATATTGTAAGCAAAATGTCGGGACACGAACAAATTTCCCTCGTATTAAGTGGCCATACTCATGGGGGGCAAATTCGTTTATTTCATTCTAAACGTTATCTAAAAGGTGGTGTATATGAGTATCCGTGTACAACGTTATTTGTGAGTAATGGGTATGGAACGACATTGATACCACTACGTTTTCGAGCGCCAGCTCAAACGCACTTAATTACTTTGCAAGGAGAAAATTAA
- a CDS encoding MerR family transcriptional regulator, with protein sequence MPTVKGKYNIKAVSNMLGIQPSTLRAWERRYHIIAPKRNDAGHRLYTEEHVRILKWLMNKVNEGFTIGQAVQLLESNRLQNHNPAEMTYSKEVFLVDDILRYLLKFDEIHARELLNEAFVIYTIEKVITHIFILIADKLETMRKNDEITSVQERYIESFLCSRVGMIYHNTQTNFTLPKALAICAPGELSALHLFLFTIYLRLKGYQATYFGTGLEEDEIYTAIKQYVPKYVFISCSKERYLKSTLNLINELQSKNPKICTGLVGSASQFISDKDKDELQNIFIGDTKKEWDEWLKVSE encoded by the coding sequence ATGCCAACTGTAAAAGGAAAATATAATATAAAAGCAGTTTCGAATATGCTCGGAATTCAGCCAAGTACACTGCGGGCTTGGGAAAGACGATACCATATTATTGCCCCAAAGCGTAATGATGCGGGGCATCGCCTTTATACAGAAGAGCATGTGAGGATCTTAAAATGGTTAATGAATAAAGTAAATGAAGGATTTACAATTGGACAAGCAGTCCAGTTACTAGAGAGCAATCGATTGCAAAATCACAATCCAGCTGAGATGACGTATAGTAAAGAAGTTTTTTTAGTGGACGATATTCTTCGTTATTTGTTAAAATTTGATGAAATACATGCCCGTGAATTATTAAACGAGGCATTTGTTATATATACAATAGAAAAAGTAATCACTCATATATTTATCCTAATTGCTGATAAATTAGAGACTATGCGGAAAAATGATGAGATAACTTCTGTACAAGAGCGTTATATAGAATCATTTTTATGTTCACGAGTTGGAATGATTTATCATAATACGCAAACTAATTTTACATTGCCAAAAGCCTTGGCCATATGTGCACCAGGAGAATTAAGTGCATTACACCTTTTTCTTTTTACAATATATTTACGGTTGAAAGGCTATCAAGCAACATATTTTGGGACAGGCCTAGAGGAAGATGAGATTTATACAGCCATTAAGCAATACGTACCTAAATATGTCTTTATATCATGTTCAAAAGAGAGATATTTGAAAAGTACGCTGAATTTGATTAATGAGTTGCAAAGCAAGAATCCGAAAATCTGCACTGGACTTGTTGGGTCTGCAAGTCAGTTTATTTCAGATAAAGATAAGGATGAACTTCAAAATATATTCATCGGTGATACAAAAAAAGAATGGGATGAATGGTTAAAAGTATCGGAATAG
- a CDS encoding genetic competence negative regulator codes for MRLERLNYNKIKIFLTFDDLSERGLTKEDLWKNAPKVQQLFRDMMQEANKELGFEADGPIAVEVFSLQAQGMVVIVTKENHEADTDDEFRDDFIEMQVTLDENEHILYEFATFEDVITLADRLYNLGVTGGKLYSWDGRFYLWMEEEPALLKADIIAILAEYGNSSTVTIYRIMEYGKEIMDSQAIQQIYKYFIVKQNLS; via the coding sequence ATGAGGTTGGAACGATTGAATTATAATAAAATTAAAATTTTCCTAACATTTGACGATTTATCTGAGCGAGGGCTGACGAAGGAGGATTTATGGAAAAATGCTCCAAAAGTGCAACAGTTATTTCGTGATATGATGCAAGAAGCAAATAAAGAACTTGGATTTGAAGCAGACGGTCCAATTGCGGTTGAAGTTTTTTCTTTACAGGCACAAGGAATGGTTGTAATTGTTACAAAAGAAAATCATGAAGCGGATACAGATGATGAGTTTCGTGATGATTTTATTGAGATGCAAGTAACTCTAGATGAGAACGAACATATATTGTATGAATTTGCAACATTTGAAGATGTGATTACTTTGGCGGATCGTTTGTATAATCTCGGTGTAACCGGAGGGAAGCTTTATTCATGGGATGGACGCTTTTATCTTTGGATGGAAGAAGAACCAGCATTATTAAAGGCGGATATTATTGCCATTTTAGCGGAATACGGTAATTCTTCTACAGTGACAATTTATCGTATTATGGAATATGGAAAAGAAATAATGGATTCTCAAGCAATTCAGCAAATATATAAGTATTTTATCGTAAAACAAAACCTCAGCTAG